From Solibacillus isronensis, the proteins below share one genomic window:
- the sleB gene encoding spore cortex-lytic enzyme, producing the protein MSVKKIVLFVFIISSSFVSHTFAFSGQDVQRGAFGDDVIELQARLQYLSYYNGKIDGKFGYGTYWALRNFQEQYGLPVDGIAGRATKEKLENNSDFDKVWVHKQINAGNSFTYYGGIALENQVKKGGNGGKSANDTTSMQLPPGYTDQDLQILANAVYGEARGEPYEGQVAVAAVILNRLESPEFPDTISEIIFQPLAFTAVADGQIWLTPNERAKQAVLDAINGWDPSENALYYFNPVTATSDWIWSRPQIKQIGEHIFCL; encoded by the coding sequence ATGTCAGTGAAAAAAATCGTCTTGTTCGTATTCATTATATCAAGTAGTTTTGTAAGTCATACATTTGCATTTTCAGGTCAGGATGTGCAACGGGGTGCATTTGGTGACGATGTAATTGAGTTACAGGCACGACTTCAATACTTAAGTTACTATAATGGAAAAATTGACGGAAAATTTGGTTATGGAACGTATTGGGCGCTTCGTAATTTCCAGGAGCAGTACGGGCTACCTGTAGACGGAATTGCCGGAAGAGCGACGAAGGAAAAGCTCGAGAATAATTCGGATTTTGATAAAGTATGGGTTCATAAACAAATCAATGCAGGGAACAGTTTTACGTATTATGGCGGAATAGCGTTGGAAAATCAGGTGAAAAAAGGCGGGAATGGCGGTAAAAGTGCAAATGATACAACCTCCATGCAGCTTCCGCCAGGCTACACAGATCAGGACTTGCAAATTTTAGCGAATGCAGTATACGGGGAAGCACGAGGCGAGCCGTATGAAGGACAAGTTGCAGTTGCAGCCGTAATTTTGAATCGTCTGGAATCACCGGAATTTCCGGATACGATTTCGGAAATTATTTTTCAACCGTTAGCTTTCACAGCAGTTGCGGACGGCCAGATTTGGCTTACACCAAATGAACGTGCCAAACAGGCTGTATTGGATGCAATTAACGGCTGGGACCCATCCGAGAATGCTTTGTATTATTTTAATCCTGTTACAGCGACAAGTGATTGGATTTGGTCTAGACCTCAAATCAAACAAATTGGTGAGCATATTTTCTGCTTATAG
- a CDS encoding heptaprenyl diphosphate synthase component 1: MNATSITQSVQTLKSNILQHVHHRALLQNVGQPTLQEEQLFFIQLPFLNGALMTDEHQISAVTVGIVHASLTEHEKVKEVEATSKEQQLLVLSGDYYSGRYYQLLAKTGNIFLIHKLSEGIVKRCEHQIRIYEDQKRSLEQWIESLMTIESELIAQYYDVYGFTSYTELMQQTLTYIRLKKELDLLKKGQQSFLNKAFAADLTMMNSIIEAFQDHLYDMERQLRGNLTNIDLTDELKHSIEQYITF, from the coding sequence ATGAATGCAACATCTATTACACAATCGGTTCAGACGCTAAAATCTAATATTCTTCAGCATGTTCATCATAGAGCATTACTTCAAAATGTTGGACAACCGACCTTACAGGAAGAACAGCTTTTTTTCATTCAGCTCCCTTTTTTAAATGGCGCTCTTATGACTGATGAACACCAAATAAGTGCGGTCACAGTCGGGATTGTACATGCTTCACTTACAGAGCACGAAAAAGTGAAGGAAGTGGAAGCGACGAGTAAAGAACAGCAGCTGCTTGTCCTTTCCGGTGATTATTATAGTGGTCGGTATTATCAGTTACTCGCAAAAACGGGCAATATTTTCTTAATCCATAAGTTATCGGAAGGAATCGTAAAGCGCTGTGAGCATCAAATCCGTATTTACGAGGACCAAAAACGGTCACTTGAACAGTGGATTGAGAGTTTAATGACGATAGAAAGCGAATTGATTGCCCAATATTATGATGTATACGGTTTCACATCCTATACAGAACTGATGCAGCAAACTTTAACATATATTCGATTGAAAAAAGAGCTGGATTTATTGAAAAAGGGGCAGCAAAGCTTTTTAAATAAGGCGTTTGCAGCTGATTTGACTATGATGAATTCTATTATTGAAGCCTTCCAGGATCATTTATATGACATGGAGCGACAATTGAGAGGAAATTTGACGAATATTGATTTAACAGATGAATTAAAACATTCCATTGAGCAATACATCACTTTTTAG
- a CDS encoding flagellar brake protein, whose translation MELKIGTQLTLEPTYTERAEKFKCRVVDRQDNMIFIDYPINTATKKIAFLIDGAQFRATFSTEKKESYCFNTEVLGRKGGNVQMILLACPPAEEFIKIQRREYVRVETPVDIAIEHDGQKFQFAAEDISAGGTLIHIKSPVNFTEGDTVKAFVVLPFVNGEIRYVETDARVVNTFERNEMTMASLNFTDTDDYDKQQIVRFCFERQVMIRKKEMNEL comes from the coding sequence ATGGAACTTAAAATTGGAACGCAACTAACGCTGGAGCCAACCTATACGGAAAGGGCCGAAAAATTTAAATGTCGAGTTGTCGATCGACAAGACAATATGATTTTTATCGATTATCCAATTAATACGGCAACTAAAAAAATCGCTTTTTTAATAGATGGTGCACAATTCCGAGCAACATTCAGTACCGAAAAAAAAGAAAGTTACTGCTTTAATACAGAAGTTTTAGGACGTAAAGGCGGCAATGTTCAGATGATTCTGCTTGCGTGTCCACCTGCTGAAGAATTTATTAAAATCCAGCGACGCGAATATGTTCGTGTGGAAACACCTGTAGATATTGCGATAGAACATGACGGACAGAAATTTCAGTTTGCGGCCGAAGACATTAGCGCAGGGGGAACATTAATTCATATTAAGTCACCTGTTAATTTTACTGAGGGCGATACAGTTAAAGCTTTCGTCGTCCTGCCATTTGTAAATGGTGAAATTCGCTATGTCGAAACAGATGCGAGAGTCGTGAACACGTTCGAACGTAATGAAATGACGATGGCATCATTGAATTTCACGGATACGGATGATTATGATAAGCAGCAGATTGTCCGATTCTGCTTCGAACGACAAGTAATGATCCGCAAAAAAGAAATGAATGAATTATAA
- the rpsA gene encoding 30S ribosomal protein S1, with amino-acid sequence MSEEMNLGSNQKFQEGDIVKGVAEQVEEKSVTVSIEGAPFDGIIPISELSSLHIEKASDIVSVGDQLELMITKVEEENFVLSKRKVDALHAWDELKAKFESGEVFEAEVKDVVKGGLVVDLGVRGFVPASLVEDYFVEDFEDYKGKTLRLKITELDKEKGRLILSHRAVLDEEKASKKQQVIQNIHQGDMLEGTVQRLAKFGAFIDLGGIDGLVHISQVAHEHVEDISTVLQEGQSVTVKVLSVDIPNERVSLSIKDTLPGPWTDIEEKASKGAILTGTVKRLVTFGAFVEVFPGVEGLVHISQISHKHITTPHEVLKDGQEVEVKVLEVNEAEKRLALSIKALQEDSASDEDFDYELPEETKGFSFSDVIGDQLKGFKK; translated from the coding sequence ATGTCTGAGGAAATGAATTTAGGGTCAAACCAAAAATTTCAAGAAGGAGATATTGTGAAAGGTGTTGCTGAACAGGTTGAAGAGAAGTCAGTAACGGTTTCGATCGAGGGGGCACCTTTCGACGGGATTATACCTATTAGCGAACTTTCAAGCTTACACATTGAAAAAGCTTCTGATATAGTTTCAGTTGGCGATCAGCTAGAGCTTATGATTACGAAAGTTGAAGAAGAGAATTTTGTATTATCAAAACGCAAAGTAGATGCACTACACGCGTGGGATGAATTAAAAGCAAAATTCGAATCTGGTGAAGTATTCGAAGCAGAAGTAAAAGATGTTGTGAAAGGCGGACTTGTCGTCGATTTAGGCGTGCGCGGTTTCGTTCCGGCTTCACTCGTTGAAGATTATTTTGTTGAAGATTTTGAGGATTACAAAGGCAAAACATTACGTTTAAAAATTACAGAGTTAGATAAAGAAAAAGGCCGACTTATTTTATCTCATCGTGCAGTACTAGATGAAGAAAAAGCGTCGAAAAAGCAACAAGTGATTCAAAACATCCATCAGGGTGATATGCTGGAAGGTACTGTTCAGCGCTTGGCGAAATTCGGTGCGTTCATTGATTTGGGCGGCATCGATGGATTAGTCCACATTTCACAAGTAGCGCATGAACATGTTGAAGATATTTCAACGGTATTACAGGAAGGACAATCTGTCACTGTAAAAGTACTTTCAGTCGATATTCCGAATGAGCGTGTTTCATTATCAATCAAAGATACGCTGCCTGGTCCGTGGACAGACATTGAAGAAAAGGCTTCTAAAGGCGCAATCTTAACGGGTACTGTAAAACGTCTTGTTACATTCGGTGCGTTTGTAGAAGTATTCCCTGGTGTAGAAGGTCTTGTCCATATTTCTCAAATTTCCCACAAGCATATTACGACACCACATGAAGTCTTAAAAGACGGCCAAGAGGTGGAAGTAAAAGTACTTGAGGTAAATGAAGCGGAAAAACGCCTTGCACTAAGCATTAAAGCATTGCAGGAAGATTCAGCGAGCGACGAGGACTTCGATTACGAGCTGCCTGAAGAAACTAAAGGCTTCTCATTCAGCGATGTTATCGGTGATCAGCTAAAAGGATTTAAAAAATAA
- a CDS encoding HU family DNA-binding protein, which produces MNKTELVNSVAEAAGLSKKDASKAVEAVFDTIQDALAKGDKVQLIGFGNFEVRERAARKGRNPQTGKEIEIAASKVPAFKPGKALKDAVK; this is translated from the coding sequence GTGAATAAAACAGAATTAGTAAACTCTGTTGCTGAAGCTGCAGGTCTTTCTAAAAAAGACGCTTCTAAAGCAGTTGAAGCTGTATTTGATACAATTCAAGATGCTCTTGCAAAGGGTGACAAAGTACAATTAATCGGTTTTGGTAACTTTGAAGTTCGTGAGCGTGCAGCACGTAAAGGTCGTAACCCACAAACGGGTAAGGAAATCGAAATTGCTGCTTCTAAAGTACCTGCTTTCAAGCCAGGTAAAGCACTTAAGGACGCTGTAAAATAA
- a CDS encoding DUF2768 domain-containing protein, producing the protein MQLTLQLMHPLSNLLLNSARGPLASMHALDVMWISFYSIGLLLVSILIITAVRKWVHNMVLSFLLKLVAYVMFFIGTLLMVLVILTWPN; encoded by the coding sequence GTGCAACTTACTTTGCAGCTCATGCATCCACTATCAAATTTACTCTTAAATTCTGCACGTGGCCCATTAGCGAGCATGCATGCGTTAGATGTTATGTGGATTTCTTTTTATTCGATTGGTTTACTGTTAGTATCAATTCTCATTATTACAGCAGTCCGTAAGTGGGTACATAATATGGTTTTGTCATTTTTATTGAAATTAGTAGCTTATGTCATGTTTTTTATCGGCACATTGTTAATGGTACTTGTCATACTTACATGGCCGAACTAA
- the mtrB gene encoding trp RNA-binding attenuation protein MtrB: MGQSEYIIIEAEEDGVHVIGLTRGTDTKFHHSEKLDAGEVMIAQFTEHTSAMKIRGKAKIHSAHGTVQSKK, from the coding sequence ATGGGACAATCAGAGTATATTATTATCGAAGCAGAAGAAGATGGTGTACATGTTATTGGTTTAACACGCGGGACAGATACAAAATTTCACCATTCAGAAAAGCTGGATGCTGGTGAAGTTATGATCGCCCAATTTACTGAACATACATCGGCCATGAAAATACGCGGAAAAGCTAAAATTCACTCTGCACATGGTACGGTACAAAGTAAAAAGTAG
- the der gene encoding ribosome biogenesis GTPase Der: MTKPVIAIVGRPNVGKSTIFNRIVGERVSIVEDIPGVTRDRIYSSADWLAHEFNIIDTGGIEIGDEPFLEQIRQQAEIAIDEADVIIFMTNGREGVTAADEQVARILYKTKKPVVLAINKIDNPDMRHMIYDFYSLGFGEPWPISGSHGLGLGDLLDECAKHFPQPDEEQYDDDTIKFSLIGRPNVGKSSLVNAFLGQDRVIVSEIQGTTRDAIDSPYSYDGQDYVIIDTAGMRKKGKVYESTEKYSVLRALRAIERSDVVLVVLNADEGIQEQDKKIAGYAHEAGKAVIIVVNKWDAIEKDEKTMNLFTEQIREHFLFLDYAPIIFVSAKTKQRVHNILPIIKRVSENHAMRIQSSILNEVIEDSIARNPAPTDKGKRLRIYYATQVAIKPPTFVVFVNEPEMMHFSYERFLENRIRETFDFEGTPIRLITRARD, from the coding sequence ATGACAAAACCAGTAATCGCCATCGTAGGACGTCCGAACGTAGGTAAATCGACAATTTTTAACCGAATTGTTGGAGAACGTGTATCGATCGTGGAAGATATCCCAGGTGTAACACGTGACCGTATTTATAGTTCGGCTGATTGGCTAGCACATGAATTTAATATTATCGACACTGGTGGTATTGAAATTGGAGACGAGCCGTTTTTAGAGCAAATTCGTCAGCAAGCGGAAATCGCTATTGATGAGGCGGACGTTATTATTTTTATGACTAATGGACGTGAAGGTGTTACAGCTGCAGATGAACAAGTAGCAAGAATTTTATATAAAACTAAAAAACCGGTTGTCTTGGCAATTAATAAAATCGATAACCCGGATATGCGTCATATGATTTATGACTTCTATTCATTGGGCTTCGGTGAGCCTTGGCCGATTTCAGGTTCACACGGTTTAGGTTTAGGGGATTTATTGGATGAATGTGCCAAACATTTCCCGCAGCCGGATGAAGAACAATATGATGATGATACAATTAAATTCTCTTTAATTGGACGCCCGAATGTTGGGAAATCATCTCTTGTGAATGCCTTTTTAGGTCAGGATCGAGTTATTGTAAGTGAAATTCAAGGAACGACTCGTGATGCAATTGACTCTCCGTACTCATATGATGGACAAGATTATGTCATCATTGATACTGCAGGAATGCGTAAAAAAGGGAAAGTCTATGAATCAACAGAAAAGTATTCGGTACTTCGTGCACTGCGCGCAATCGAACGTTCAGATGTTGTTTTAGTTGTTCTGAATGCTGATGAAGGTATCCAGGAACAGGATAAAAAAATCGCTGGCTATGCACATGAAGCTGGTAAAGCAGTCATTATTGTTGTAAACAAATGGGATGCGATTGAAAAAGACGAGAAAACGATGAATCTCTTTACAGAGCAAATTCGTGAGCATTTCCTGTTTTTAGATTACGCACCGATCATTTTCGTTTCAGCAAAAACGAAACAGCGTGTCCACAATATTTTACCGATCATCAAGCGTGTGAGTGAAAACCATGCAATGCGTATTCAATCATCAATTTTAAATGAAGTAATTGAAGATTCGATCGCACGTAATCCGGCACCAACAGATAAAGGCAAGCGTTTACGTATTTACTATGCAACACAAGTAGCGATTAAACCGCCTACATTTGTTGTATTCGTAAATGAACCGGAAATGATGCATTTCTCATACGAGCGCTTTTTAGAAAACCGTATTCGAGAGACTTTCGACTTTGAAGGAACTCCAATACGCCTAATTACACGTGCTCGTGACTAA
- a CDS encoding NAD(P)H-dependent glycerol-3-phosphate dehydrogenase has product MENVVVLGAGSWGTALAIVLAENGHNTLIWSHREDQAAEINEQHTNKKYLPNTILPSNLKATSNLEEAAKHGSTIVMAVPTKGIREVCGKISGYLTEKALFVHVSKGIEPDTLMRISELMKESLADNAVSDIVVLSGPSHAEEVVLKHPTTVTAACENLEAAEKVQDLFMNQYLRVYTNDDVIGVEIGGALKNVIALAAGMTDGLDFGDNAKAALITRGLAEITRLGVKMGGNPFTFAGLTGMGDLIVTCTSVHSRNWRAGNMLGKGMKLEQVLDEMGMVVEGVRTTKATYQLSKKYDVSMPITSALYDVLFNNMEPRALVESLMLRTKKSEIDEMS; this is encoded by the coding sequence ATGGAAAATGTAGTAGTTTTAGGAGCAGGTTCCTGGGGAACGGCACTGGCCATTGTTTTAGCTGAAAATGGTCATAATACGTTAATTTGGTCGCATCGCGAAGATCAGGCAGCTGAAATTAATGAACAGCATACAAATAAAAAATATTTGCCGAATACGATTTTGCCAAGTAACTTAAAGGCGACTTCAAATTTAGAAGAGGCTGCAAAACACGGTTCTACTATTGTAATGGCAGTACCGACAAAAGGGATTCGGGAAGTTTGCGGTAAGATTTCGGGCTACTTAACTGAGAAAGCATTATTTGTCCATGTTTCTAAAGGAATTGAACCGGATACATTAATGCGTATTTCAGAGCTGATGAAGGAAAGCCTTGCTGACAATGCAGTAAGTGATATCGTAGTTTTATCAGGTCCTTCGCACGCGGAAGAGGTCGTTTTAAAACATCCGACAACCGTAACGGCTGCTTGCGAAAATTTAGAAGCTGCGGAAAAAGTGCAGGATTTATTTATGAATCAGTACTTGCGTGTCTACACGAATGATGATGTAATTGGCGTTGAAATTGGCGGTGCACTTAAAAACGTCATCGCGCTGGCTGCAGGGATGACGGATGGTCTGGATTTCGGTGATAACGCAAAGGCTGCCTTGATAACACGTGGTCTAGCTGAAATTACGCGGCTCGGTGTAAAAATGGGCGGGAATCCATTTACGTTTGCCGGACTGACAGGTATGGGTGATTTAATCGTTACATGTACGAGTGTCCATTCCCGAAACTGGCGCGCAGGCAATATGCTCGGTAAAGGAATGAAGCTTGAACAAGTATTGGATGAGATGGGAATGGTTGTCGAAGGTGTACGTACGACAAAGGCTACATACCAGCTCTCAAAAAAATACGATGTTTCGATGCCGATAACATCAGCCTTATATGATGTGCTGTTTAATAATATGGAACCGAGAGCATTAGTCGAATCATTAATGTTGCGTACGAAAAAAAGTGAAATTGATGAGATGAGCTGA
- a CDS encoding PepSY1/2 domain-containing protein, with protein sequence MKKFAYLLGLFVVILAFVSFDLFTQNKDLERAVYATQSRDLSAATEKLSVLHTTVEQSLLFQDEKALNNELDSIWRMSSDLRKTVANLPIQAEVQNEWMRYLGRIGDNAKQAAATGDYENWRNKMGTVASNLHAFAEEWNIATVAFYENDGNLKKWSTNHTTNLKDSPFMNVSKQLKTYNETDFPLTASESDYEKKRELQHLKDKKITKNEAIQKFKNFFPNIDDSIVTVTKSSDDAPYPFYHIQFIHGSKIGYADITENGGHLLSFLLERPVKKDARSHEEILNTAKSFMNKVGYTDVKLSESRENHEAWHLVFTRVYGDDEALIYPDSIQVKIAKDNAEILGVNAMEYIQEEKIKEQSEVQIDWDKFFADHVGVEQVQKIYTGNGNLELRKCYEVIARLDNKTQDTYRVVIDAETHEVIKNEKVF encoded by the coding sequence ATGAAAAAATTTGCATATTTATTAGGTTTATTTGTCGTCATATTAGCCTTTGTTTCCTTTGATCTATTTACACAAAATAAGGATTTGGAGCGAGCTGTTTATGCTACCCAATCAAGGGACCTTTCGGCAGCCACTGAAAAATTATCGGTATTGCATACAACGGTAGAACAATCTTTACTCTTTCAGGATGAAAAAGCTCTAAATAATGAGTTGGATTCCATATGGCGGATGAGCAGTGATTTAAGAAAAACTGTCGCCAACTTACCGATCCAGGCAGAAGTACAAAATGAATGGATGCGTTATTTAGGAAGAATTGGTGATAATGCAAAACAAGCGGCCGCTACAGGAGACTACGAAAATTGGCGCAACAAAATGGGAACGGTAGCTTCCAATTTACATGCATTCGCAGAGGAATGGAATATTGCCACTGTTGCATTTTATGAAAATGATGGAAATTTAAAAAAATGGTCAACGAATCATACGACCAATCTTAAAGATTCGCCATTTATGAACGTATCGAAACAATTAAAAACATATAATGAAACCGATTTTCCATTAACGGCGAGTGAATCGGACTATGAGAAAAAGCGGGAATTACAGCATTTAAAAGATAAAAAAATTACGAAAAACGAAGCTATTCAAAAATTCAAAAACTTTTTCCCGAATATCGATGATTCGATTGTAACGGTTACGAAAAGCAGTGATGATGCACCATATCCGTTCTATCATATTCAATTTATCCACGGTTCAAAAATCGGTTATGCTGACATAACAGAAAATGGCGGTCACCTTCTTTCGTTCCTGCTAGAACGGCCGGTTAAAAAGGATGCACGTTCACATGAGGAGATTTTGAACACTGCAAAAAGCTTTATGAATAAAGTGGGATACACTGATGTGAAGCTTTCAGAGTCACGAGAAAATCACGAAGCATGGCATCTCGTGTTTACGCGAGTGTATGGAGATGATGAAGCATTAATTTACCCGGATAGTATTCAAGTGAAAATTGCGAAAGATAACGCTGAGATTTTAGGTGTCAACGCAATGGAATATATTCAGGAAGAGAAAATTAAAGAGCAAAGCGAAGTACAGATAGATTGGGATAAATTTTTTGCAGATCATGTAGGTGTTGAACAAGTGCAAAAAATTTATACAGGCAATGGAAATCTGGAACTTCGTAAATGTTATGAAGTCATTGCAAGGCTCGACAATAAGACACAGGATACGTATCGTGTTGTAATTGATGCGGAAACACATGAAGTAATTAAAAATGAAAAAGTGTTTTAG
- the spoIVA gene encoding stage IV sporulation protein A has protein sequence MEKITVYKGGNTISEHIFQQLAERTNGDLYIGVVGPVRVGKSTFVKKVMEGVILPNIENAEDRMRAMDELPQSSPGPTIMTAEPKFVPAQGTTVAFGESAIPFRVRLVDCVGYVIDGAKGYEDESGPKFVQTPWHNEAIAFQEAAKIGTDKVIRDHANIGIVVTTDGTVNGMSRAAVEKAEQQIIEQLTEIGKPFVIVLNSTTPHSAETLHLQNALAQKYDVPVIPTAIQHMQLNDVMLILQEALFEFNVNEIQVEKPDWLDVLDDTHHLNETLAFATAQLQDDAMKIRDVEAASQLLREIDFVESCTVENIDAGQGIATLRVNIHNDYYKETCTEFLEKPVDTKKEWLLFIKEASEAKAAQRRFRDAIEQAKEHGYGVTLPAMDEFDPSEPELIEQNNFYGVRMKAKAPSYHIIRIDMEAEFSPLIGSEFHSQHLLKDLQHAYEFDRQALWQTQLFGTPLHEVLTESIRFKMKSVPTHAKNRMRLMLERLINEGERGLITFII, from the coding sequence TTGGAGAAGATTACGGTATATAAAGGAGGCAATACAATTAGCGAGCATATTTTTCAGCAATTGGCAGAACGTACGAATGGTGATCTTTATATCGGCGTTGTAGGACCTGTTAGGGTAGGGAAATCCACGTTTGTTAAGAAGGTAATGGAAGGCGTGATTTTACCTAATATCGAAAATGCCGAGGACCGTATGCGGGCGATGGATGAACTTCCTCAAAGCTCACCTGGACCAACAATTATGACGGCTGAGCCAAAGTTTGTCCCAGCACAGGGAACTACGGTTGCCTTTGGGGAAAGTGCAATACCGTTTCGTGTTAGATTGGTAGATTGTGTAGGTTATGTAATTGATGGAGCAAAAGGCTATGAAGATGAGTCAGGACCGAAGTTTGTGCAAACACCTTGGCATAATGAAGCGATAGCGTTTCAGGAGGCTGCTAAAATCGGTACCGACAAAGTTATTCGGGACCATGCCAATATCGGAATTGTTGTAACAACAGACGGAACTGTAAATGGCATGTCGCGAGCAGCGGTAGAAAAAGCGGAGCAGCAAATTATTGAGCAGCTTACAGAGATCGGAAAGCCTTTTGTCATTGTGCTCAATAGTACGACACCGCATTCAGCTGAAACACTGCACTTACAAAATGCCCTGGCACAAAAATATGATGTTCCTGTTATTCCGACAGCCATTCAACATATGCAGTTGAATGACGTAATGCTCATTTTGCAAGAAGCATTATTTGAATTTAATGTGAATGAAATTCAAGTGGAAAAACCGGATTGGTTGGATGTTTTAGATGATACTCACCATTTAAATGAAACATTGGCATTTGCGACGGCGCAATTACAAGATGATGCAATGAAAATCCGTGATGTGGAAGCTGCAAGTCAACTGCTTCGCGAAATAGATTTTGTAGAAAGTTGCACCGTTGAAAATATTGATGCTGGACAGGGGATTGCGACATTACGTGTCAACATTCACAATGATTACTATAAGGAAACGTGTACCGAGTTTCTTGAAAAACCAGTCGATACAAAGAAAGAGTGGCTCCTATTTATTAAGGAAGCTTCAGAGGCAAAAGCAGCACAGCGAAGATTCCGCGATGCGATTGAACAAGCGAAGGAACACGGCTATGGTGTCACACTGCCTGCGATGGATGAATTTGATCCGAGCGAGCCGGAGCTGATCGAGCAAAATAATTTCTATGGTGTTCGTATGAAGGCGAAAGCCCCTTCTTATCACATTATCCGAATTGATATGGAAGCGGAATTCTCACCATTAATCGGATCTGAATTCCACAGTCAGCACTTGCTGAAAGACTTGCAGCATGCGTATGAATTTGACCGCCAGGCATTATGGCAAACGCAATTGTTTGGGACACCGCTTCATGAAGTACTGACGGAAAGTATCCGTTTCAAAATGAAAAGTGTTCCGACACATGCGAAAAATAGAATGCGCCTCATGCTGGAAAGATTAATAAACGAAGGCGAAAGAGGTTTAATCACGTTTATTATCTAA
- the cmk gene encoding (d)CMP kinase: MMKKIQIAIDGPAGAGKSTIAKIVAEALRFTYIDTGAMYRAVTYKAMKENIQLHDAEAIEKMLQETAITLKPSEQGQLVFVDGQDVSQAIRSNEVTANVSEVAAHANIREILVAMQQKLAADGGVVMDGRDIATHVLKDAELKIYMSATVEERAHRRFLDNERRGIPSTIESLQKEIALRDKLDSEREASPLIQAEDALFLDTTHLSIDEAAQEILKLAQQKMQ; the protein is encoded by the coding sequence ATGATGAAAAAAATTCAAATTGCAATTGATGGTCCTGCAGGTGCGGGGAAAAGTACCATTGCAAAAATTGTAGCCGAAGCACTTCGATTTACATATATCGACACAGGTGCAATGTATCGGGCAGTGACGTATAAAGCGATGAAAGAAAACATACAATTACATGACGCAGAAGCAATTGAAAAAATGCTGCAAGAAACGGCGATTACATTGAAACCGTCGGAGCAGGGACAACTCGTTTTTGTGGATGGACAAGATGTGTCACAGGCTATACGTTCAAATGAAGTTACGGCAAATGTTTCAGAAGTTGCGGCGCATGCAAATATTCGTGAAATTCTCGTAGCGATGCAGCAAAAGCTGGCTGCGGACGGCGGAGTTGTCATGGATGGACGTGATATTGCAACACATGTATTAAAAGATGCAGAGCTTAAAATTTACATGTCTGCCACAGTCGAAGAACGTGCACATCGACGCTTCCTGGATAATGAACGCCGCGGTATTCCTTCAACAATCGAATCCTTACAGAAGGAAATTGCACTGCGGGACAAGCTTGATAGTGAACGTGAAGCTTCACCGCTCATCCAAGCAGAAGATGCTTTATTTTTAGATACGACGCATTTATCAATTGATGAAGCAGCGCAGGAAATTTTGAAATTAGCGCAGCAAAAGATGCAGTAA
- the folE gene encoding GTP cyclohydrolase I FolE, whose protein sequence is MSNVDLKKIEEAVKMILEAVGEDVEREGLLDTPKRVSKMYAEMFSGLQEDPRDYFSTVFHEDHEELVLVKDIPFYSMCEHHLVPFYGTAHIAYIPKDGKVAGLSKLGRCLESVARRPQLQERITSTVADTIMEMLNPKGVYVVVEAEHMCMTMRGLKKPGSKTVTAVARGIYEQDDVKRNEVNTFIQMK, encoded by the coding sequence ATGTCAAATGTCGATTTAAAAAAGATAGAAGAAGCGGTAAAGATGATTTTGGAAGCAGTTGGGGAAGATGTAGAGCGTGAAGGATTACTGGATACACCAAAACGTGTTTCAAAAATGTATGCAGAAATGTTCAGTGGCTTACAAGAAGATCCGCGTGATTATTTCAGTACGGTATTCCATGAAGATCACGAAGAACTAGTTTTAGTGAAAGATATTCCATTTTATTCAATGTGTGAACATCACTTAGTTCCTTTTTACGGAACAGCCCATATCGCCTACATACCTAAAGACGGAAAAGTTGCAGGATTAAGCAAACTTGGACGCTGCCTCGAATCAGTAGCACGCCGCCCTCAACTTCAGGAACGCATTACATCAACTGTAGCGGATACAATTATGGAAATGCTGAATCCTAAAGGAGTGTATGTTGTCGTGGAAGCGGAACATATGTGTATGACGATGCGCGGATTAAAAAAACCGGGTTCTAAAACAGTTACAGCGGTTGCGCGCGGTATCTATGAACAGGATGATGTAAAGCGCAATGAAGTGAATACATTCATCCAAATGAAATAA